The following are encoded in a window of Bos javanicus breed banteng chromosome 12, ARS-OSU_banteng_1.0, whole genome shotgun sequence genomic DNA:
- the EXOSC8 gene encoding exosome complex component RRP43, translating to MAAGFKTVEPLEYYRRFLKENCRPDGRELGEFRTTTVNVGSIGTADGSALVKLGNTTVICGIKAEFGAPPTDAPDKGYVVPNVDLSPLCSSRFRSGPPGEEAQVASQFIADVIENSQIIQKEDLCISSGKLAWVLYCDLICLNHDGNILDACTFALLAALKNVQLPEVTINEETALAEVNLKKKSYLNIRTHPVATSFAVFDDTLLIVDPTEEEEHLATGTLTVVMDEEGRLCCLHKPGGSGLTGAKLQDCMSRAVTRHKEVKKLMDEVFKSMKPK from the exons ATGGCGGCTGGGTTCAA AACTGTGGAACCTCTGGAGTATTACAGGAGATTTCTG AAAGAGAATTGCCGTCCTGATGGAAGAGAACTTGGTGAATTCAGAACCACAACTGTCAACGTAG gTTCGATTGGTACCGCAGATGGTTCTGCTTTAGTGAAGCTGGGAAATACTACAGTAATTTGTGGAATTAAAGCG GAATTTGGAGCACCACCAACAGATGCCCCTGATAAAGGATATGTTG TTCCTAATGTGGATCTATCACCTCTGTGTTCCTCGAGATTTCGGTCTGGCCCTCCTGGAGAAGAGGCCCAAGTGGCCAGCCAGTTCATTGCAGACGTCATTGAAAA TTCACAGATAATTCAGAAAGAAGACTTATGCATCTCTTCAGGAAAG CTTGCTTGGGTTTTGTACTGTGATCTCATTTGCCTCAACCATGATGGAAACATTTTGGATGCTTGTACCTTTGCTTTGTTAGCAGCTTTAAAAAATG TACAGTTGCCTGAAGTtactataaatgaagaaactgcttTAGCAGAAgttaatttaaagaagaaaagttatttGAATATTAGAACTCATCCAGTTGCAACTTCCTTTGCTGTGTTTGATGA cactCTGCTTATAGTTGATCCTACTGAAGAGGAGGAACATCTGGCAACTGGAACCCTAACAGTTGTAATGGACGAGGAAGGCAGGCTCTGTTGTCTTCACAAACCAG GTGGAAGTGGACTGACTGGAGCTAAACTTCAAGACTGTATGAGCCGAGCAGTTACAAGacacaaagaagtaaaaaaactGATGGATGAAGTATTTAAGAGTATGAAACCCAAATGA